Proteins encoded together in one Deinococcus hopiensis KR-140 window:
- a CDS encoding rhodanese-like domain-containing protein — protein MEGAALLIDLRPEDLRAREPLEGLTPLPSRAVTLDQIEEGAHGLGADLGPLLVLCERGVRSGLAAQYLRADGLEARAYPGGVPALRQAVMGEA, from the coding sequence ATGGAAGGCGCTGCCCTGCTGATCGACTTGCGCCCCGAGGACTTGCGGGCGCGCGAGCCCCTGGAAGGCCTGACCCCGCTGCCCAGCCGCGCCGTTACGCTGGACCAGATTGAAGAGGGGGCCCACGGCCTGGGCGCAGACCTCGGCCCCCTGCTCGTGCTCTGCGAGCGGGGCGTGCGTTCGGGGCTGGCGGCGCAGTACTTGCGGGCAGACGGACTGGAGGCGCGGGCATATCCGGGGGGCGTTCCGGCGCTGCGGCAGGCCGTGATGGGAGAGGCGTAG
- a CDS encoding metal-sulfur cluster assembly factor produces the protein MDDTNVNAAAVEQAGGLPTQEQILEALKVVKDPEIPVNVVDLGLIYGVDVAESGLVDITMTLTSVGCPVQDLIRADAEMAVGRLDGVNEVNVEFVWTPPWGPDKMTEDGKRQMRMFGFNV, from the coding sequence ATGGACGACACGAATGTGAACGCGGCTGCCGTGGAGCAGGCGGGCGGCCTCCCCACCCAGGAGCAGATCCTCGAAGCACTGAAGGTGGTCAAGGACCCCGAGATTCCGGTCAACGTGGTGGACCTCGGCCTGATCTACGGCGTGGACGTGGCCGAAAGCGGCCTGGTGGACATCACCATGACGCTGACGAGCGTGGGTTGCCCGGTGCAGGACCTCATCCGCGCCGACGCCGAGATGGCTGTGGGCCGCCTGGACGGGGTGAACGAGGTCAACGTGGAGTTCGTATGGACGCCGCCATGGGGTCCAGACAAGATGACTGAAGACGGCAAGCGGCAGATGCGGATGTTCGGCTTCAACGTATAG
- a CDS encoding zinc metallopeptidase → MFFGPYTPLILILFVASLLVQGYLSRTYGRWSQVRNSRNLTGAELARQMLDENGLTNVPVQMVPGALNDHYDPIRKAVNLSESNFSAPSVGALAVAAHEVGHALQDKVRMPALALRGRLALPLSLGMNFAPWLLLIGVMVHLSSLVWLGVVLFAAALLFHLVTLPVEFDASRRALVYLNGRGYVAGQEAQGARAVLTAAALTYVVGFAMALAQLLNVLGIARSQDD, encoded by the coding sequence GTGTTTTTCGGTCCATACACCCCCCTGATCCTGATTCTCTTCGTGGCCTCGCTGCTGGTGCAGGGCTACCTCAGCCGCACCTATGGGCGCTGGAGCCAGGTGCGCAACTCCCGGAACCTTACCGGAGCGGAACTCGCACGGCAGATGCTGGACGAGAACGGCCTCACGAACGTGCCGGTGCAGATGGTCCCCGGCGCCCTGAATGACCACTACGATCCCATCCGCAAGGCGGTCAACCTCTCCGAGAGCAACTTCAGTGCGCCGAGTGTGGGTGCCCTGGCCGTCGCCGCGCACGAGGTGGGGCACGCCCTGCAGGACAAGGTGCGTATGCCTGCCCTCGCCCTGCGCGGACGCCTGGCCCTGCCGCTGAGTCTGGGAATGAACTTCGCGCCGTGGCTGCTCCTGATCGGCGTCATGGTGCACCTCAGCAGTCTGGTCTGGCTGGGCGTGGTGTTGTTTGCCGCCGCCCTGCTGTTTCACCTCGTCACCCTGCCCGTCGAATTCGATGCCAGCCGCCGCGCGCTGGTCTACCTCAATGGGCGCGGCTATGTGGCCGGCCAGGAAGCCCAGGGCGCCCGCGCTGTGCTGACTGCCGCTGCCCTGACCTACGTCGTGGGCTTTGCAATGGCCCTCGCGCAGCTGCTGAACGTGCTGGGGATCGCGCGGAGTCAGGACGATTGA
- a CDS encoding rhodanese-like domain-containing protein: protein MTGQIPRDVSPQEGQKMVQEGALLVDVREPHEYAEVHAEGAQLIPLSEFETRFAELPKDRPLVMICRSGARSARAGGHLLAQGYSDVVNLQGGTLGWIDAGLPTGEGNA, encoded by the coding sequence ATGACCGGTCAGATCCCGCGAGACGTATCGCCCCAGGAAGGGCAGAAGATGGTGCAGGAAGGTGCCCTGCTCGTGGACGTGCGCGAGCCGCACGAGTACGCTGAGGTTCACGCCGAGGGCGCGCAGCTGATTCCCCTCAGTGAATTTGAGACGCGCTTTGCCGAACTCCCGAAAGACCGCCCCCTCGTCATGATCTGCCGCAGTGGGGCCCGCAGCGCCCGCGCCGGAGGACACCTGCTCGCCCAGGGCTACAGCGACGTGGTGAACCTCCAGGGCGGCACCCTGGGCTGGATCGACGCCGGACTGCCCACCGGGGAAGGAAACGCCTGA